In Papaver somniferum cultivar HN1 chromosome 1, ASM357369v1, whole genome shotgun sequence, a genomic segment contains:
- the LOC113275721 gene encoding GDSL esterase/lipase 7-like: MGLSEQEKSETTAGINYASGAAGILPESGTTTGDILSLEEQINYFLQTVKNDLPKSFSTQEEISSYLSKSIFVVSIGSNDYINNYLQPANYNSSKTYAPQQYGALLISSLKQHLTSLYNLGARKFLVFELGPIGCLPAIINAANPKPTTPCLESVNLLIKIFNSGIPSMIQELSSTLEGSTFVYGDIFDKSYQLNMSPLTYGFSGGNTPCCVVGGNGTTICLPDQIPCENRNTHLYWDAFHPVQRVNYEVASGCFRGSSTCFPVNVGQLAGI, translated from the exons ATGGGTTTATCTGAACAGGAGAAGAGCGAAACAACCGCTGGTATAAATTATGCATCAGGAGCAGCTGGCATTCTTCCAGAATCAGGAACTACAACA GGAGACATCCTGAGCTTGGAAGAACAAATCAATTATTTTCTTCAAACAGTCAAAAACGATTTACCAAAGTCATTCTCAACCCAAGAAGAGATTTCCAGCTACTTGTCCAAGTCAATATTTGTAGTCTCAATTGGTAGCAATGACTACATCAACAATTACCTTCAACCAGCAAATTACAATAGCAGTAAAACATATGCTCCTCAGCAATATGGTGCCCTCTTGATATCATCTCTCAAACAACATCTAACGAGTTTGTATAACTTGGGAGCAAGGAAATTTTTGGTATTTGAATTGGGGCCAATCGGGTGTTTACCGGCAATTATAAACGCAGCTAACCCAAAACCAACCACCCCGTGTCTAGAAAGTGTTAATCTTTTGATTAAGATTTTCAATTCCGGAATTCCAAGTATGATTCAAGAACTTAGTTCCACCCTGGAAGGCTCCACATTTGTTTATGGTGATATTTTTGACAAGAGCTATCAGCTAAACATGTCTCCTCTTACATATG ggttttctggaGGAAATACACCATGCTGTGTAGTTGGTGGGAATGGGACAACAATTTGTCTTCCAGATCAGATACCATGTGAGAACAGGAACACTCATCTGTATTGGGACGCATTCCATCCGGTTCAGAGAGTAAATTATGAAGTCGCTAGTGGATGTTTTAGAGGATCGTCGACTTGTTTCCCTGTTAATGTTGGCCAATTAGCAGGCATCTAG
- the LOC113275735 gene encoding uncharacterized protein LOC113275735 gives MRVLLSIAAIRGWSLHQLDVNNAFLQGDLDEEIYMKLPPGLGSEGHSKVLLAEGFQKSLCDNSLFTYHKGNTSIFVLIYVDDIIITGTDNIFITSLKSRLASYFSIKDLGKLQYFLGIDVSRSSKGIFLCQRKYILDILKDSGLTGSRTSSFPMDAHLKLTSEAGTPLPDPSIYRRLIGRLLYLTVTRPDITYAVNYLSQFMQRPHSSHLDAANHVLRYLKGTIGHGIFLASSTPLILKGYTDSDWAGCPMTRRSTTGYLVTIGNSPVSWKSKKQPTVARSSAEAEYRALAHLTTELQWLRYLFQDLRIPCILPIIVSCDSQAAIHIAQNPVFHERTKHIEIDCYFVREKLLNGLIKPQHLQSSEQLADLFTKPLGVKQFQHLVSKLGIRCGSTPPN, from the exons ATGCGTGTGCTATTATCCATTGCTGCCATTCGAGGCTGGTCTCTCCATCAACTTGATGTCaataatgcatttcttcaaggagatcttgatgaagaaatttacatgaaattACCACCTGGTTTAGGTTCTGAGGGCCACTCCAAA GTGTTACTTGCTGAAGGTTTTCAAAAATCATTATGtgataattctctcttcacataTCATAAAGGCAACACATCCATTTTTGTCCttatttatgtagatgatataatTATCACTGGTACTGATAATATTTTCATCACCTCTCTCAAATCAAGACTTGCATCCTATTTCTCAATCAAAGATTTAGGAAAATTACAATACTTCTTGGGCATAGATGTTTCTCGTTCTTCCAAAGGTATTTTCCTCTGTCAAAGGAAGTACATTCTGGATATCCTAAAAGATTCGGGACTCACTGGATCGCGCACCTCTTCGTTCCCTATGGATGCGCACCTGAAATTGACATCTGAGGCTGGTACACCTTTGCCAGATCCTAGTATTTATCGGCGCTTAATTGGTCGTCTATTATATCTTACAGTCACACGACCGGATATCACTTATGCAGTGAATTATTTAAGTCAATTTATGCAACGTCCCCATTCTTCTCATCTGGATGCTGCTAATCATGTTTTACGATACCTTAAAGGTACTATTGGTCATGGAATTTTTTTGGCCTCTTCCACTCCTTTGATACTCAAAGGATATACCgactctgattgggcaggatgtccaATGACCCGACGATCCACTACTGGCTATCTTGTTACTATAGGTAACAGCCCAGTTTCCTGGAAATCTAAAAAGCAACCAACTGTTGCTCGTTCCTCTGCTGAGGCTGAATATCGGGCCCTTGCACATTTAACTACAGAACTACAATGGCTTCGTTATTTGTTTCAGGATTTAAGAATTCCTTGTATTCTTCCAATAATTGTTTCCTGTGACAGTCAAGCAGCTATTCACATTGCTCAAAATCCAGTGTTCCACGAGCGGACGAAGCACATCGAAATTGATTGTTATTTTGTCCGAGAAAAACTGCTCAACGGCTTAATCAAACCACAACATCTACAGTCTTCTGAACAGCTTGCAGATTTATTCACCAAACCTTTAGGTGTCAAGCAATTTCAGCATTTGGTTAGCAAGTTGGGTATTCGATGTGGATCGACTCCTCCAAATTGA
- the LOC113339954 gene encoding GDSL esterase/lipase 7-like, translating into MVKYKLISEIDVAASADFLWPLLSSKEIPKLAKKLLPNKYEKVEVLEGDGGLGTVVYVVHPPEFASTEALKLPLEDNVRAPALYVFGDSLVDSGNNNYLQTLAKVNYTPYGVDFRNGPTGRFNNGKTVVDFIASWLGLPYVPAYLGLSEKQKRNTKTGINYASGAAGILKESGTVTIGDNLSLEEQVNYFTKTVKIDLPKIFKTRQKISQYLSKSIFVISIGSNDYINNYLQPALYNSSKIYNPQQYADHLVSNLKKHLMSIYKSGARKFVVFELGPVGCTPAFVFSATPKPTTPCVESMNSVVKIFNSGVTKMTKELTATLKGSTFIYADVFKKSHQENLHPNRYGFSGGNIPCCAVGVSTLCLPNQTPCANRNAHLYWDAFHPVQRVNYEIANGCFKGSTTCFPINIRQLAYL; encoded by the exons ATGGTTAAGTATAAGCTTATTAGCGAAATAGATGTAGCAGCTTCAGCAGATTTTTTATGGCCTCTTTTATCCTCGAAGGAAATTCCTAAGTTGGCTAAAAAGTTACTTCCAAATAAATACGAAAAGGTAGAAGTTCTTGAAGGTGATGGCGGTCTTGGTACGGTCGTTTACGTAGTACATCCTCCAG AGTTTGCTTCGACTGAGGCTCTGAAGCTACCTCTCGAAGACAATGTTCGTGCACCAGCATTATATGTATTTGGTGATTCATTGGTTGACAGTGGAAACAACAATTACCTTCAAACACTAGCAAAAGTGAATTACACACCATATGGAGTTGATTTTCGAAATGGACCTACCGGAAGATTCAACAACGGCAAAACTGTGGTGGATTTTATAG CCAGTTGGCTGGGATTGCCGTATGTACCAGCATACTTGGGTTTATCGGAAAAGCAGAAGAGAAACACGAAAACGGGTATAAATTATGCATCAGGAGCAGCGGGTATTCTTAAGGAGTCAGGGACTGTAACAATA GGTGACAACTTAAGCTTGGAAGAACAAGTCAATTACTTCACCAAAACAGTCAAAATAGACTTGCCCAAGATATTCAAAACCCGTCAAAAGATATCCCAATACTTGTCAAAGTCCATTTTTGTGATATCAATTGGCAGCAATGACTACATCAACAATTACCTTCAACCAGCATTGTACAATAGCAGCAAAATATATAATCCTCAACAATATGCTGACCACTTAGTGTCAAATCTCAAAAAACATCTAATG AGTATATATAAATCAGGAGCAAGGAAATTTGTGGTATTTGAATTGGGTCCTGTTGGATGTACACCAGCATTTGTCTTTAGTGCTACTCCAAAACCAACTACACCATGTGTAGAAAGTATGAACAGTGTGGTTAAAATTTTCAACTCTGGAGTTACCAAAATGACTAAAGAACTCACAGCTACCTTGAAAGGCTCCACTTTCATTTATGCAGATGTCTTCAAGAAAAGCCATCAAGAGAACTTGCATCCCAATAGATATG GGTTTTCTGGAGGAAATATACCATGTTGTGCAGTAGGAGTATCTACGCTTTGTCTTCCGAATCAGACACCATGTGCAAACCGGAATGCTCATCTCTACTGGGACGCATTTCATCCGGTTCAGAGAGTTAACTATGAAATTGCTAATGGATGTTTTAAAGGATCGACGACTTGCTTTCCTATTAACATTCGCCAATTAGCTTACCTTTAA